One genomic region from Pseudoduganella lutea encodes:
- a CDS encoding NAD-dependent epimerase/dehydratase family protein — translation MTTKKPFKRLLLTGAAGGLGKVLRERIKPWADVVRLSDIGDMGEAGEGEEIFQADLADKAAVLKMVEGVDAILHFGGISTENTFENIMFANIQGTYNIYEAAHRHGVKRIVFASSNHAIGFYPQTQVIDADDPPRPDSMYGISKVFGEQLSRYYFDRAGIETVCLRIGSSFPSVNNPRMMCTYLSYDDLVEALRVSLLTPRVGHTILFGASNNKRQWWDNRKAAHLGFQPKDSSEQFRADVPETGEYPPADDATFNYHGGKFIFDGPMYKD, via the coding sequence ATGACGACGAAAAAACCTTTCAAGCGCCTGTTGCTGACCGGCGCGGCCGGCGGCCTCGGTAAAGTGCTGCGCGAGCGGATCAAGCCGTGGGCGGACGTGGTGCGCCTGTCCGACATCGGCGACATGGGCGAAGCCGGCGAAGGCGAAGAGATCTTCCAGGCCGACCTGGCCGACAAGGCCGCCGTGCTGAAGATGGTCGAAGGTGTCGACGCCATCCTGCATTTCGGCGGCATCTCGACCGAGAACACGTTCGAGAACATCATGTTCGCCAACATCCAGGGCACGTACAACATCTACGAGGCGGCGCATCGCCACGGCGTGAAGCGCATCGTGTTCGCCTCGTCGAACCATGCGATCGGTTTCTACCCGCAAACCCAGGTGATCGACGCGGACGACCCGCCGCGCCCGGACAGCATGTACGGCATCTCGAAGGTCTTCGGCGAGCAGCTGTCGCGCTACTACTTCGACCGCGCCGGCATCGAGACCGTGTGCCTGCGCATCGGTTCGTCGTTCCCGTCGGTGAACAACCCACGCATGATGTGCACGTACCTGTCCTATGACGACCTGGTGGAAGCACTGCGCGTATCGCTGCTGACCCCGCGCGTGGGCCACACGATCCTGTTCGGCGCGTCGAACAACAAGCGCCAGTGGTGGGACAACCGCAAGGCCGCCCACCTGGGCTTCCAGCCGAAGGATTCGTCCGAGCAGTTCCGCGCCGACGTGCCGGAAACCGGCGAATACCCGCCAGCGGACGACGCCACGTTCAACTACCACGGCGGCAAGTTCATCTTCGACGGACCGATGTACAAGGACTGA